TTGTGATTCTGATTTCAATTTTGAGAACCTGTGTCACAATTGTGCTCTATTCTAGAAGCACTGTGGTCGGGAGGAGCATCATGGGGTCCTTGATTTTAGAGTTGATTTACCATATTTTCCTAGTACTCTTCAAGCTTAAAGTTTCGTTGATTAGTTGCATGAGGTTGAGTGGATTTACTACTATGAGGAAGACGAGTTTGAGGATGTCCATCCTCAACCTCATGCAATCTCTTATCTTTTCTGTTCTGATCATCTATCAAACCTAGTCTGCAGAATAATCTCTATTTTGTCCGGTGTCAAGAATCGAGTGCAATAGGGCTTTAATCTATTAAAACTTGGAAAGTGGCATGGACTTGGTGGATGTTATAGTTAGAATTGTCTGACAAAAGATAGAAAAATTAACAAGGTCGGGATCAGCAAATGGGTTAGTGGATTAGCTTTTCATtcttgggagagagagagagagagagagatagatatgAGCCGTTAAGCTGCCGGCGTGTATCACCATCATCAAACCCACCATAAGTGAAAGTTGGAAGCTGTTTCTTTAGATCATGCCTTTCAACCCCACGGTTAGCCctttattttctctaaaaatCTTTCATTAGTTAGTATTACAGCACTTATACCTTTTGAGAACCTTATATTTGTTACAATATAGGAAGTATTGAGTAGTCCCACATGACTTAGGAACAAACTCATCCTGGGCTTTATAAGGAGTTACCCTACTCCTCTTATTAGGCCTTTTAAGGGGAGAAATGGGTGtttctacatggtatcagagccaggttaaCCTATGATTAATGATGGGCTCCTGCGACCTACCCACGATGATGGTACAGGAAATACCGGCCCACACGTGAGGGGGCGTATTGAGTAGTTCCACATGACTTAGGAACAAACTCATCCTGGGCTTTATAAGGAGTTACCCTACTCCTCTTATTAGGCCTTTTAGGGGGAGAAATGAGTGTTTCTACAGGAAGAACCTAAATTTTTTACTGGTCCTGACTCCAGTATCTAGTCTGGAGAACTATATTCTGACTGTGATCTTAGTAAAGTATCAGCTGTAGTTCTCTATACTAGGCAGGGACAGATTTGAACTTTCTTCCATTTTCCTGTCTCCAGTTGCTCCAACTGCAAACACAGCTGATACAATCATACAAAACATATAGGAATACCTAATAAAAAAGGAAGTAACTACCTAGATAAACTAGCTGTAGGGTTTTGATACCggacagaatagcgattattCTGCAGGCTAGTTTCAACAGATAATTCACAGGAAAGAACATAAGAGAATCGCCCAAAAACAGATCCTCCTGCATCAGGTTTGCACTGCACtgcattaacaaaaaaaatatatcatcacCATACATCAACAAACAAATTCCAAGTGTTCAAGCACCTCAGAATTTCTAATGGAccagaaaagtaaaaaatagtGTTGGCAAACAAATGTTCTACTTCTCAATGATGCACTGCATAAGCACTTTCCATCTTTATCAGTAGGAGTGCAAGTGTGCAACAACATCAAATGTCTTAAAAACATGATTACCCAAAAAACTGTGAGAAACTTTCAGACAAGACTCCAAGGATCATATGCAAGTGTGTTGTGTGGAACCAGGAGAAAGTGTGAGATACTTTCAGACAAGCCAAGGATCATATATTCTGGCTTTTGTTAGTACAAAAGTAGTGATAAATATACAACACGTGTTTGTAGATGAATAAGCCTGAAAGTTTGACAGAAATACCTTTGTCACTCTCTAAACTTGGTGAATTTTTCTTACAAGAGTTTGGCGTTTAAAGAGCATTCGCATGttatgaaatttcatttttagaAAGCAATTCTTAAACTTGATTGGTAAGCTTAGTTACCAAGTATTTATGGAAACTTTTTGGCTTTGTCATCCTTATTAAGTGccctgaaaaaaaaagaaaaaaaaaagaaaagaaaaaagaagcaatGTGTGTCTTAGATATTTTAACTGGGACGTTAGTATTAATGAGCATCCTTTTCATATTGGCTTGTCTCTTCAATTTAGTCCTATCATTATATTAGTTGTTTTGGATCATTATATTATGAGCATTCTACATATTGGCCTGCCTACtccatgatttttattttgatgcttGAGAGTATGCCATGTCTTCATTACACATGCTACCTATGCCTGCAGGGCTACACCTATACATCTAATTTTCATCTCCATTGCAATTGAATGAAAAGGCAGCTTCATGTATCAGAAAAATAGGATTACCTTTCAAATCAAGCCAAACATATCATCGAGTATATATGTCATGTATTTCTGATCTCTGTGCGAATACATGTGTTAATTAGGTGTTCTTTTCTGAGGTTGGCAAGtagtttgtctttttttttttttttttttagcatgtaTTTATGGTAAACATATGCCAAGATTATGAACATTTCCTTATCTTAATTTTGCTATGAAAGAATCAGATAAGACATCAACACCTCTTAGTACATGGCTAAAtagatatatatgatattgataacTTTCATCTCCTTTTAGTACATGGCTAAATAGATGTGATATTGACAACTTTCATCAATTGTATTGATTTACTAAGCTAAGCAGAAATAATACCTAAGCTTAAGTTGTCGAATAGTTCCTTTCATCTACTGCAAAtccacaaaattaattaagcttATCTTGTTAAACATTCTCTCTGCTCCATATAAATGGTTCATAATTTTTTTGGCAGTCCCAAATTCAATATGGGTCCACTGATCATGTCAATGGTCAAAGAATCATTTTTCAATTGCTTATGTTTCAAAAATTGTCCAGCTTGGAAATGTCGAACTCTATGTATGGGAATGTGATAGCAGATATCAAGCAGATGCAGACCAGATTGCCAAATTGTTCAATTGTGCATGTCAACAGGGAAGCAAATGAATCAGCACACAGGCTAGCAAGGCTTTCAAGAAATGTTAGTGATACTAGTGTATGGTGGGAGTCTGTTCCCCCTAGTGTCCAACAAGTCCTATGGACTGATTTACAATTGTAATGCTGTTTGGTTATGAATGAAAGTGattttcctatcaaaaaaaaaaaaaaaattgtccagCTTGAtcattgcatttattttatattttgtgacatattatatatatatatatatataaacaacgaggattttcattatttaattaactgtTACATTGAGGTACTGTTTTACGATCTCAAGGTAATTTCTCATACATTGTTACAGTATATTAACCCCACTAAACCGTACAAAGAAAGAGGGGAAAAAGTCTGTCTTCTCACTTTGACACTCCATGCCCTAATCATGGTCATTGAAAGCTACTTAAAATTTCACTTGATTCTCTACGTATGAGCTTTAGCCTTAAAGCTTTTCACGGTTCCTTTTTTATACACTACAATATCAGAATTACATAAAGTGATTGCGCTATGTGGTACGAAACCGCACTCACCACCGTGGTGGCAGAGGAGGGTTTCTTTTCTGcattttgtttttcagttttgtGTATGCAATTTCTAATCATGGTATGtcattttattccatttttagGATGCTCCGTTTTAGAAATTCAAAACCATATACCAATCATGATAGTTGAGAGTTTGGAGTGTTTGCGAGATGGTTGATAAAAAGCGACACCAAGTGTACCCGAGTGAACTTTAAATATGCACCAAATGTATGGTACTGATCATAGGACAACAAAACAAGTCAAACTTCCCCTcaacatttttctaaattttatcagaattttaataaaaaacaacATGCTACAATCAATGGGTAAGAGAAGCATGTGGTTCTAATGAGCATAAGgataaagaaaatgagaggCAGCAAAAAACTATCCGCACCCAAGGCCAAGTTCCATCTTCCTGGCTTCAGTGACACTTTGCGTGGACATAAATATTTGTGTGGATATGTGCAGCACAGAATCCTGTTTTGAAGATGAGATGTTTAGACAGGCAGAGATTTGATAGCCATAATAAGTGAAATTTTCCTTCAAATGCTTGTCACAGTCTCTCTTTGTGCATATGTATGTGTATTCAAATTCCTGCTTTTCTGCTATCCCCGTAGTGCTTTCTGTTTAAATTACATTTCTGCTTTCCAAAACCATTGTGAGCAATTCTACGAAGAAATTGAGAAATTGAGAATAGATGTATGGCTTCTCACTTTTATGTCTTCctttaattattcttaaaattCGTTTTCCAGAAATAGCAAAGCACATTGTCTTAAGCTTTAGATGCACATCACAAACTGCAGTTATTATGACTTTATCCTCCATGGGCAGTTATTTGGGAAAGTCCTCACCTTCGTTGATGGTGGAGGTGAAAGTTCTGCTCTTATTGCAACTGGTTCTTTCCACTGATGATAGGAAGAGCAACATGCATGCCACTGTGAACTTACAGATAGTGCACCAGTCAGTTTTGGAACCAACGTAATGTTTGTACTTTGTCGACTTCTAAAAAGCTAGAGGATGGATGATATGCTGGCCTCATGAGGGGGTGAATTCGCGCAAATCCTCCGAGATGTACGGAATTTTGGATTGCTGTGGTTAGCACTAGAGACTCTCCTGGTCCATCATACACGAAGTTTATGGTGGCTAAAACAGagcaatgtaaaaaaaaaaaaggcaagagaTGCAAGCTAATTTTGGCAAGGTTGTAATGTCAAGCACCATGAAATGGACtattaaatgattattcaaTGAATCAAACACCCATTAGGATTAATGGCTATAATTCAATGAGCAAGTTGGAAAGCTTGTAAGCTATTTAATGTTTGATACCAAGTTGAAGCCTTAACTCCAAAACTACCTTTGAATCATCATAGTCCTTCTCCACCTTATCTGGAAGAATACCTAGTGATTTTTTCATCAACTTAAGTAAGATGACATTATTGAGATTTATGTGTACTCTAGACACAGCAATACTGTCAACCAAAACATAGCACGAGGCAGAGAGAAGGaacaaaaattaaaggaaaatccAAGGTCGTCCAACGTTGGTGGTAGGAGATGGAAGGGAAGGCGATCCCCAAAAACAAACATGAAAGATATCCCAACCAAAACACATAGTACCAACAGGGGCGACTTACTTGGGTTATCCTTAATTCAATTGCTGTTGATCAGGACTTTTTGCAATATCGgcttcaatttttgtttttttcttctctctcctttcaTCCTTGTATACCACTTTGGCTCTGCAACTTTGATAAAATGGTACTCTCCCAGGATCACAACGACGGAGATCAAATTGAACTAGCAAATTGGGTAGAACCTTGAGGTCAAAAGATTGTAAATTGGAGTACCCCACCCACACATCATATCCAGTTCCTCCTATATTGAGCCAATCCATATTAAGTAATTCTACCCCGTTTTGAATTTGGCACACACGATTTGAGCCAGCAATAGTTATCTTAGCGTTATCAATAATTCCCTGCCAGCTCCAAGCATCTTTAAAAAACACGACGACATATAATACAATTCCGCTGATCTCCTCCAAATAGAGTGGCCCCTCAATATCTATTTCCCACTCTTCGTCATGCCCCTTCACCATTTCATTATccaaaaactcatgaacataaCTCAACCAGTCTGGAATCTGATTTTCTGGAAGCAAAGTAGCATCAAAATCATAGAGTCCCTGTTAAATGTCaagtatcatcatcatcaatttcATTAATTGATTCGTGCATAGTATTAAAAATGAGACACATACATACCTTCCACAATAAAGGATTTTGAACTTTATCATTCCATATATTCACGTGCATTTTCTTGCAGCCAGACAATTCAACACTTTGTAGCGATCTGATGTGGCTTCCATTGAATTGCAATACTTTTGATACTTCTGCAAATCTTTCTAATGACTCGCATTGCGAAACATCTACTTCTTTTATATTTGGTGGAAGCACCAGTATTTCTTTGAGCTTCTGGCAATTGTGCAGCTCAAGATTAATTAGGCTAACGAGTCCTTTAATGCTCAAGGGAAGACTAACTATTTCAGTCCCTGACAGATCTAATCGATGCAAAGTGGACACAGAAGTAAACATGGTAAAGAAACTTGATATTGGAAAGAAATTTGATTCATGGAGTTGTTCATCACTTGATAATATAAAGTCTTTCGTTGTTGTAGATTCAATAGGCAGAAGGGATTGTCCATCATCATCCCTCATCTTTTTTGCAATATTGGTACAACCACCAATACAAACCTCACGTAAATGTTGCAATTGAGTGCAAGCATTTGGGAGACGCATGAGGTTTTTGCAGCGACTTAGAACTAAATGCTCAAGTCCAATGAGGTTCCGGATGGATAAAGGTAGTTCTTCTATTGCAGTACCACCTAGATCCAATCTACTTAAAGATTCCGTTATACACTCGATTTCAGGAAGTTCAACAAGGCTTGAGCAATTACCAAGTCTAAGCTTTCGTAAAGATCTCAACTTGAGGCTTTTTGGAAGAATTTGGAGTGCAGAGCATCCCTCAAAACTCAAATCAGAAAGATTTTCCAGTGATCCAACCGAATCATGCACTTGAAAAAGTCTCAAACAATATTCAACActcaattccttcaaatttgaagtgcTTGAAAGATCTGGAATTTTAAAGAACTTACAATTATAGAAAGCCAGAGTCCCCAAATTCtgtaaaagaaagagaaaaaaagttgaatggaGTTTACTACATgaattagagagagaaaaaaaaaaaagaatcattgatgattataattgtaaatacCTTCGGCCTGAATCCATTCCCTAATTCCTTGATGAAGCTATCACGCATTCTGAAGGCAATGAGTTTCTTCCCTTGAAAATTATGTGGCAAAGACTGTGAAGGATATTCGGACCAATCAAGCACTCTCGAATTGTCAGGTAGATAATTGAGTCCACAAGAAAAACGCGCATTACAATTTATAAACACTAAGCCTTTTCATCAGTCCAAATGCTTCCGGTTGCAATTTAATCTCCTCATTGCCTCCGGGTAAATCTATTAATATGCCTTCAATTTTGTTTGGCCCCTGATACTTAAGATATTACGTAAGAGTGTCAGCAAAACTAGTGCATAAAATTGTTCATAAATTAGAACTTATTAAAGTTAATAGCTTTTGCTGATGGTATATTACTTTACAAAAAATAGTACTCTGTGGTTATCTTTACAtggtaattttctttttggtgcTTTTAAAACAACTAGTCTTTATCGATTACTGAAATTTCCATCCCTAAAATAGTCACACGATactgaaattttcttttaagaaacACTTCAAaccaaattctttttataactacaaattcattttattatttgtatgtATTCATTTAAGTACTATTTCATAAGTCAATATTTTCCAGTaggtccactattaaaaaatattaaaaatagaaatgaatGTAAAAGAGTTTTTTTTGTGAATCTTACCGAACTTTCTTCCAGCACTTGACGAACATCCTCATGAAACCATAATCTACTACGTTTGCTTGGTTTTTTGGGTGATTCTTCTCGAACAATTTCTCGACCCATATCTTGTAGCAAGTTATGCATCCAAATGTATTCAATATTCCCTTCAATGGTAATAAGACACTTATTTACAAGCCTATGGAAGCCATCACCCGGAAAGAAATCACAACCGTCAAATATTTTAGTGACATAAGCTAAGGGTTCTCCtttaaagaaacatgcaatatcaAGGAACATTTCCTTTTCAGTGCTGTCCAATCCTTCATAACTCACCAGGAGTACTTTCTGAATGTTCCCATTTgggattcttttatatttatccaATGCACTTTTCCATTGTTGTATATATTGACCTTTTAGATATGAACCTACCACTGTTAAAGCTAATGGAAGACCCTGAGCATATTTTATTACTACTTTAGAAAGGTCCACATAATTGCCAAATGGTTCATCTCTCCCGAAAGCATGCAAGCTAAACAGCTAAAGAGCTTCATTATTATCCAAAATCATAACCTCATATTTTGAATCAACTGCAGGATTATTTAGTAAGtgttgatctcttgttgttatGATTATTCTGCTTCCTGGACCAAACCAATCATGGGCTCCAGCTAATGTTTCTATTTGGACTAAgtcatccacatcatcaagaattagGAGAACCTTTTTAGAGCAAAGTCTATGCCTAATTACATTGATGCCTTTGTCAGTATCATGAAATTCCGATCTTATTCCCAAAATATCATAAAGAAGTGTCTTTTGTAGCTGGATCAGACCTCCTGCTTTTGTAGTTTCTCTaatgtttttcaagaaataaattCCTTCAAATTGATCAGAAATCCTGTTATGGATCGCTTTTGAAATAGTTGTCTTACCGATTCCACCGGTTCCAAATATCCCTACCATGCATATAATATCACTCCTTCCCATATTTAAACGTGCATAAATATCTCGTACACGAGACTCTATTCCAACTGGATACTTAGCAACTTTAAGACGTGTACGACCTACCATTTTTGAGTCCACCCATTTAATGATATCCTGAATAAACTCTGATTCATTCCTATCAAtataaaagacaaaagaaatttAAAGAGTTTAGACTAATTTTCACTATAATACACACATAAAGATGATTTAGTaacaatgtcattttttttcttttttttctcctttacaAAATGACAGTAGTAGATTACCATGTTAAAGATAGCCTTTCTTCTTCCTCGTGCAATTCTTAGACTAACATTATTCATTCTTTATATGAATTATTAAACATTTTAAGTACTTTTTTGTTCTATTCTCGAATTTGTCCCTTCCTTAATTCTGAGAAGattttgatttgtattttttcGCATTCTTCTGTTCTGTTTTTCTTATAAACTTCATCATGTGAAATTAATATGGTAGTACGATATTAAATCCCTCAGTAAGAAAAGATTTCTAATTTAAGTATAGTATCCATAAAACTCAAAGCCGAAAAAACTGATAAATATCAAATAGTTTTGCATGGCACCATATGATCTTCATCAATTTGCAAACTCTCAGATTCGGGATTTGCCTAAATTTTCCCCATAAACTTCTCTTTAACatcatatataaacatatagatatatatatatatatatatatatatatatatatatatatatataaataagcaCATCTCATTAAAAATACCTGTCCCCTAATTTGAATCCGGTCAAATTAGCTATTTCTTCTAAAGCTGCCTTCCACTTTGTAAGCTTTACTGTATCAGCCTCGAACTTATGTTCAACTCTAGAGAATGCTTCTCCGAAACTCCCTTTTTGATGTCGTACATCCGACGGATCTACATTGTAAAACAGGGGTAAAACATGAATTTGTTTCACCGTTTCCTTACACTCAATGATCTTCAATAGTTCATCTAAACACCATCTGGAATCTGAATAGTTCTTAGAGAGTACAACGATAGAAATCATTGATCCTTCAATTGCTTTGAAAAGTTCTGGCGAAATTTCCTCTCCTCTTTCGATATTGTTGTCCATGTAAGTGTTAATTCCCCTTTGATGCAAAGCTTCGTAGAGATGAGAAATAAAGTTTTGACGAATATCCTCACCTCTAAAACTCAAGAATACGTCGTGAGTCCACCTaggaatggaagaagaagagaatgagaaagaggaagaagctcCTAATTGAAAGGCCATGGAAGAAGTGCTCATCCTGATCGATCTGATGTGTATGCGAGATTAGTATCACCAAGAGGTCCAATTATAGAGTACTTAttgcaaataaataataatagagaagTGGGTCAAACTTCTCGGCAACTTCTTGGCAACAACCTGCATGCTAGGCAGCAGACTGTCAATCATACCACTCCATTCAATTGACCAGTTGTTGGAATGCAATTGTTGCCTACCTGAAGGCTAGGCCGGATTGCTTTAATTTCCTAAATCGTTGATTAATTTCCTAAAGCATACCCGTGGTGAACTTGGCCGtagctaaaaaaataataataaagaaaatatgcCTAAATAGTTATTAGTTATGACGTTGCAGAAgcgaaaaatagaagaaaacagAGGAATCTTTGAATTCAAAACAGAGAATTatcaaatatatcatatttccCATTACAGTGCTTGTCTCGTTATAAAGCTGGAGACTTCTAGTCTTCTAAGAAAATAACTTCTCAAAtggaaaggtaaaaaaaaataaacaagaaagaaTTTACCAATTTGCTGGCAAAGAAAAGTAAGCATATAAATGGAAAACGATCTGCTAAAATCTGCCGCCTTATTAGTTTTTATTCGAAAGGCTTCATTTGGTTGCCACGTTGGCTGGTGTTGTGTCCTGCATCAATTTATTACTATTAGATGATCTCTTATCTGatgattatttatcatttaatgatgataaatgtactactgatatgaaaatatgataagAATATGATTTGGTTGATCACATTCCTTGGAAAATGATAGAAAGACGGGCCGCCCCAGCTAGCTTGCATTAGAAGAAGGATTCTGTTGGAAATGGACCGAACAAACAAAGACTAAGTTGAAGCAAAcaatagcggaagcaacaaaaagaaatgacaatcacacaaagaacaccaagatttaagtggttcagctcaatgtgagcctacgtccactgtcggggtcggtttcaacaaaatttcactatgaacaaagatggagtacaagagtattgatcacaaaaatccttaatcctaaagccccaatacactcaatggactcttaggattgtatacaaaaggattctcaaaactctctcaaGCTGGCTGCTGAAGGGctcttcaaaatgaagagaaaatgatgtatttatagcaaAAGGCGCTAatcagaacattcgctcgagcggacgtcgagcggagtgtcgagcgcacgttagggttgcattctcgctcgacctgacagtcgagcggaggtcgagcgaaactctctggaagatttcgctcgagcggactgtcgagcggaactctctggatgagttcgctcgagcgatgctcgagcggaggtcgagcggcaCTGTAGCGGCACTGTAGCAAAcccaaaaaaacacatttttcagcaggaaatcaagccaaaactcaacaaatctccaccttggcttgaATTCCGTCAAGCCTAAACAAAAAACCATCAACCAAGATATCGATTCCCACCAACAAATCACCAAAGGGGAATCATAAACCCCGAACACAACGTCTATCCTTGAAGAACTCAATTTCCACCCAAAAGTCTTCAACACCATAGACAATCTTGACCAAATCACAAGCTTGGTCCTAATGAAGAATCAACATCTTCACACAAAA
This is a stretch of genomic DNA from Carya illinoinensis cultivar Pawnee chromosome 15, C.illinoinensisPawnee_v1, whole genome shotgun sequence. It encodes these proteins:
- the LOC122297801 gene encoding disease resistance protein RPV1-like, which codes for MSTSSMAFQLGASSSFSFSSSSIPRWTHDVFLSFRGEDIRQNFISHLYEALHQRGINTYMDNNIERGEEISPELFKAIEGSMISIVVLSKNYSDSRWCLDELLKIIECKETVKQIHVLPLFYNVDPSDVRHQKGSFGEAFSRVEHKFEADTVKLTKWKAALEEIANLTGFKLGDRNESEFIQDIIKWVDSKMVGRTRLKVAKYPVGIESRVRDIYARLNMGRSDIICMVGIFGTGGIGKTTISKAIHNRISDQFEGIYFLKNIRETTKAGGLIQLQKTLLYDILGIRSEFHDTDKGINVIRHRLCSKKVLLILDDVDDLVQIETLAGAHDWFGPGSRIIITTRDQHLLNNPAVDSKYEVMILDNNEAL
- the LOC122296426 gene encoding disease resistance-like protein DSC1 — translated: MRDSFIKELGNGFRPKNLGTLAFYNCKFFKIPDLSSTSNLKELSVEYCLRLFQVHDSVGSLENLSDLSFEGCSALQILPKSLKLRSLRKLRLGNCSSLVELPEIECITESLSRLDLGGTAIEELPLSIRNLIGLEHLVLSRCKNLMRLPNACTQLQHLREVCIGGCTNIAKKMRDDDGQSLLPIESTTTKDFILSSDEQLHESNFFPISSFFTMFTSVSTLHRLDLSGTEIVSLPLSIKGLVSLINLELHNCQKLKEILVLPPNIKEVDVSQCESLERFAEVSKVLQFNGSHIRSLQSVELSGCKKMHVNIWNDKVQNPLLWKGLYDFDATLLPENQIPDWLSYVHEFLDNEMVKGHDEEWEIDIEGPLYLEEISGIVLYVVVFFKDAWSWQGIIDNAKITIAGSNRVCQIQNGVELLNMDWLNIGGTGYDVWVGYSNLQSFDLKVLPNLLVQFDLRRCDPGRVPFYQSCRAKVVYKDERREKKKTKIEADIAKSPDQQQLN